GAAGATGGTGTGAGGATGGGGTGAGGATGGGGTGTTAGGATGGTGTGAGGATGGGGTGTTAGGATGGTGTGAGGATAGGGTGTGAGGATGGTGTGAGGATGGGGTGTGAGAATGGTGTGAGGATGGTGTTAGGATGGTGTGAGGATGGTGTGAAGATGGTGTGAGGATGGGGTGTGAGGATGGTGTGAGGATGGGGTGTGAAGATGGGGTGAGGATGGGGTGAGGATGGGGTGAGGATGGGGTGTTAGGATGGTGTGAGGATGGGGTGTAAGAATGGTGTGAGGATGGGGTGTGAGAATGGTGTGAGGATGGTGTTAGGATGGTGTGAAGATGGTGTGAGGATGGGGTGTGAGAATGGTGTGAGGATGGGGTGTGAAGATGGTGTGAGAATGGGGTGAGGATGGTGTGAGGATGGGGTGTAAGAATGGTGTGAGGATGGTGTGAGGATGGTGTGAAGATGGTGTGAGGATGGGGTGTGAGAATGGGGTGAGGATGGTATGAGGATGGTGTGAGGATGGGGTGTGAGGATGGTATGAGGATAGGGTGTTAGGATGGTGTGAGGATGGGGTGTGAGAATGGTGTGAGGATGGTGTGAGGATGTGGTGTTAGGATGGTGTGAGGATGGGGTGTGAGAATGGTGTGAGGATGGTGTTAGGATGGTGTGAGGATGGTGTGAAGATGGTGTGAGGATGGGGTGTGAGAATGGGGTGAGGATGGTATGAGGATGGTGTGAGAATGGGGTGAGGATGGTGTGAGGATGGGGTGTGAAGATGGGGTGAGGATGGGGTGAGGATGGGGTGTGAGAATGGTGTGAGGATGGGGTGTGAAGATGGTGTGAGAATGGGGTGAGGATGGGGTGAGGAGGGACAACACTATTTTAAGCAGGTCCGGACAGATCTCTCCGATGAGTGGACATTTGAATAAAGCCCTGAGGACATAAGGGCAGGGCCATGCAGCACCTGGGGAAGAGCATTTTAGGGAGAGAGAGTGGCCAGTGCAGAGGCCCCGGGTCCAACCGTGCCTGGCGAGTGTGAGGAACAGCGAGGAGGTCGCCCGCTGGCTGGAGTGGCGTGCGTCGGGGGAGCatgggaggaagagagggcagggaggggacaagCAGAGTGTGCGGGGCCTGTTGGCCACAGGAAAGGCTCTGGCTGGAGTGAGGTGGGGGCCCagagggctgtgggcaggggcGGGATGCGCCCAGACTCAGAGGCCCACAGGTGCCGTCTGGAGGCggaggcagagagcagcctgcagggctgagggtggaggctgagcctggggaggagggggctgcagggcCGGGCCTGCGAGGGCAGGGGCTGGTCATGGGGGGAGCTGAGGGAGAGTGGGACGCCAGTTCTGGATAACGCGGAGAGGGAGCCAGCAAGGCTTGCTGATGGACCAACGTGGATGAGCGAGAGAGAGAGCGAGGACATCCCAAAGGACTGGATTTCAAAGGTTTAAAACAAGGCGTTCagaacaaaaaaaccaaacagaggTGCTGGCGAAGATGTGCAGAAAGTGGAGGCCCCACAATGCCGGTGGGAACGTACAATGTCGTGGCTGCTGCAGGAGGCACTCAGCAGCTCCTCAGACGCTGAACAGAgagttgccatatgacccagcaattctcctCCTAGGCACGTACCCAGAAGAACCGATAATAAGGACTCAAAAAGTCgtccacgttcacagcagcactagTCACAgtggccaaaaggtggaagcagcctTAGTGTCCACCAACGGCTGAGCGGATAAACACAACCACAACGTGGTCCATCCActcagtggaatattactcagccgtgaaaaggaatgaagtacagaCACActgcaacgtggatgaacctcgaaaacatgcTGAGTGAAGGAGGCCAGTGAGGAAAGGGCACGTATCGCGTAATTCCGTTGACGGGAAACGTCCACAACAGGCAAACGCAGGGACGGAAAGACAGACGGGTGGCTGCCCGGGCTGAGGGAGGGGGGCATGGGGTCACGACCTCTGATGGATATGGAGCTTCCTTTTGgggtgacggaaatgttctagaactagacagaggtggtggttgcaccaCGTCGTGAATgtcaatgccactgaattgttcactttaaaacgGTTCATTTTACGTTACGTGAGTTTCATTCATACACAGAGAGGCCTCCTGCCACTTCCCCGGGCGCCCCCAGCAGAAGCAGGCTGCTCTGGAGCCGCCTCGTGAGGATGGTGTGCGACACTGCGAATGTGCTTGCCGCCGCTGAGCCACACACTTAAAAGTGGTGGAGGAAAAAAGATGGTAGACCTTATATGTGTATCTCACCaccattaaaaaagcaaaaaaaacccagccCCTCACTCTGGTTCCCATAGTCAAATGTCCCTCTGACTCTTCCCTCACTTGGCCCAGTTGGAAGTGATTTGTGTTTCCAGGAAGCCCGCCTCCCCCTCCACTGCGGGCCCCCGAGGGCCAGGCTTTGTCTGCCTCCTTCCTAGCTGCATCCCCAGCACCAGACCAAATGAGCTTTCCatatgctcagagaggttaagctacTTACCTAAGTCACACAGCCGTAAAAGCGGATTCTAATtcataaattaaatcataaaataaaacaataaataagttCATAAAATAAGCATTTTCTCTTTGCCAAGCACCTAACTCTTTGAAGCCTCAGAACCTACACTGGGAGGCGGGTTCCATTATTCTCGCCGTTTGATAGgggagaaaacaggctcagagagggaaaaggaCTGGTCCAAGGTCAGACAGCAAGGAAATGAGGAAACTTGGAATTGAAGGGCTTggttgtgggggagggggtgctgggggACAGGACTATGGGGTCCTCTTAACCCGAGAATGCGGCGACCTGAGTGGCCCCgccacagcctcagtttccccagtcgTCCCGCCGTACTCACTACTTCTGGCTCTGGAGCTGCAGCGCGGAGGGCGCTCCCAGGTCCCCGACGGGCTGCCAGGAGCAGTTCAAGTCGCCCAGGGGCCCGACTCCGTAGCACTGCAGCGGCCCGGGGCTGCCTGGAGGGGGAGGCGGGGCCGGGTAAGGTCAACCCGCCCGCAGCCCGAACTCCCCCCGACTTCGGACAATCGCGGAGGGCGACGGGGGTCCCATGGGGAAACGAGCAGCAGGGAGGGGGCGCTGGGCACCCCGCCGCGCTTCGGGGCcggctcctccccctccctccgcaGCCACATCCTGTCGCCACCCCACGAGCGCCCCCAGCTCAGGGCGCGCCCGCCCAGCGCGCCGGTCCTCGCCGTCCCCGCCCGGGGGGCGCAGCGCGGACTCACCCTGCGGGGGGCACCGGTcgcacagcagcagcagcagcggcagcagcagcagcttcgGTCGCAGCCGCGGCCAGAAGGCGACGGCCCGGGCCCCCCGCATGGCGCCCCGCGCCCCAGCCCGGCCGCGCGCTCGCCTCGCTCTCCCCGCCGCCCGCGCACCTGACACCcggccgccccgcccgccccttCCCTTTCCCGGCGGCGCCGGAAAGTCCCCGCCGCCGCGCTGGGGacggggaggggacagcagggagcggggagggggaggCGCGGCGGGCTGGCTCCCCGAAGGCCGCGCCCTCCGGAGGGATGCGCGGGCGcgggcgcacacacacacacccccaggcGGCAACGTCCTTCGGCACTTTTATTACTGCGGTTGGAGAAGGTTCTGATCCGACCTCCCACCGAGCCGCCCCGCCCAGGATGTGAAGGGGACCCAGTGGTCCCGCCACCAGCCCCGGGGGGGCCAGGGCAGTGCACCCCCcagcaggcagggctggagggagaggggctggaaggcAGGGGCAAGGGAGTGGGCAAAGGCTGGAGAGGGGCAGGGCGTCATTTGGGCCTGCCAGGGGACAGCGGCCACAGGTGGGGCAGGAGACAGTCACAGTTCAGGCACGGGGCTCAGGGCGGCCAGCTCAGGTGAAGTAGGGACACCCTTGCAGAGGGGGACAGTGCAGGCCAAGCAAAGGCAGGATATGGGCCCGCGAAAAGTCAGGGGTCAGGATCAAGGGTCCCTGTTCGGCCCAGTAGGAGTGCAGCTTGCTCAGGGTCAGGACAGGCTGGTCCAAGGTCAGGCTTGTTTGGGGGGCGACTGTGTTCGAGCCCACAGGCTGGCCTCCGTGACTTGCTGATGAATGAATGCGTGAAGAGTCGGAGGCAGGGGCCTGGCCGGCGCCTGGGCTAGCAGAGGCTGCTGATTTCACTCTTGCTGCATCCCCGCTGGCAGCAGGTACTGGAGAGGCCGGCCAGGACATCACGGCCGCCCCGAAGAGCCCCCAGCACTCCCTGCCAgctgggccggcccccggagaAAGCCTGAGGGGACTTGGCTGGGGCCAGCCACTGGCTGGAGGCCACTGCCTCCTCCAGCTCGCTGTCTGCGTCAGAGTCGGCGTCTGGGAAGGCATCGCCTGCAAAAGATGAGAAGAGTGAGTGCAAAAGATGAGAAGAGTGAGTGTGCGGAGCTTACCTTCTGTCACACCCAGAGTCCCGGCTGATCCAGCCACGTCTCTGTTCTTGTCACTCGGCGTCATGGTTAAAGGTTTTGATTCCACTCAGGCCTGGGTTCCAGCTTTAATGGGCAGACTATTCAACTTCACTGAGCTTGACTTTCCTCTCCTGTCATTCTTTTCCCCTAGTctttatttattgaggacctgATAGTTAAGAACATGTGTTTGGGAACCCCACCAGTCCAGCTTCTTCGAGTTAGAACCCTGAGGAAGTGaatttacttctctgagccttagtttctttgtCCACAAAGGGGGAGGGGGATAATAACTCCTACTCTTAGGGTTTTCTACAGAGTAGATGAGTTCATTAATACCCATGAACATCTTAGGACAGCGTTTGGCACATGACAAGCACTCAAAATAGCACTGATCAGTTATTGAGCGCTTaatgtgtgccaggccctgttttaAGGGCTTTCGCAGATTGACTCTTTATCCCTCTCATGACAAGCCCGTGAGTTGGGCGCTGTCAGCATCATCTTGGCCCCGGTGACACTaggcctcctgcccccaccttaACCCAGACCAAGCTGGGCGCTGCTGAGACTGTGTCCTCATCTGTGTTCACTCGATTTTGCCTCTGTACGATCCTGCGAGATTCAGGGGCCATGCCTCCCATTTGcagagacagaggcccagagagggcaagcagCTTGCTGGGAGCATCACCCCTACGTGTCAAAGTCACAGCCTCCCACCGCCTCCCCAGGGGGCAGCGCTCTGGGTCGGTTTCTGAACTGCCCCGCGCCCAGAAAACTCGCGAGCGGGCCTCACTCTGCGGGGGTCTGAGTGCcgggcaggagctggggagacagCAGCCTGTTCCCTGCCTTTAGGGGCAGGGGGCTCGGCTGACTGGCTCCCCCAGCCTCGGCGTCACTGCCAGGCTGAGCCGGGCTCCCCAACCGACGTGGCAGCGCAGGGACTGTCCTGCCCGGCCCCCCTCTCATCTCTGTCCGTGGCTCCTTGGACTCATCCGCGTCCTGTCCCCACACCCCCGCAACACGCACACACgccctccccagcctcacccATAGCTTCGCGGGCCAGGATGTCTGACCGTCTCCACCGGGAGCCCCCACAGGTGAAGATGACAGCTCGGATGAACTCCCGGCCGCAAAGCTTCACGCCGTAGGGTGCTGCCCGGGCTTCGGCGCTCAGCCACAGCTCCCCAGCCAGCACCCAcaaggccagcagcagcagcagcgggcGCTTGGCCATGCCGCACAGGGACGCCTGGGAAGCGAGCGGGAGCGCAGCGAGGCAGTTCCTGGGGTCGgtgtctcctctgcctcctggcccCCCTTTTATACGTCCCCGCTCCCCCCGCCTGTTGTGGAGGAGCTGAGTGACCTCCTTTATCTCCTCCAGCAGAGGGGAAGCGGGcacagcccccccacccccgaccttTCCCAGTTCCTGGACCAAGAGATAACCTTTTGCCGAGGATGCAGTGACATGGTCCAGCTCCCTGTCATCTTCAAGAGACAGAGGGGGCAGGTGTCCATTCCGCACAGCCCGCGAACACAGACCCCCACCAGCCCCGGAGAGAGGGCGCGCCAGGCccccagagggctggccccaggcctccTCTGTGACAACAACAACAGTGGCAAGCCTCACACAGGATGGCCTGtgaggccagacgctgctctcaGCGTCCTGTAACCGTGTGGTCTGTTCAATCTTCCCAGCGGCCCCTGAGAGCAGCTCTCAATTTTGAGCCAGACTCAGAGTCTGCGGGGGGGCTCGTTAGGGTTCAGAGCGCCCCCTGCAGAGTGTCCGAGAACCTGTATTTACATCAGATTTCCAGGCCATGACGATGCTGTGGGTCCAGAAATCACACTTTTGAGGGCCACTGGGCTGTGAGATGAGGACTAAGAGATCCCTctgtcacagatgaggaaactgaggcacagagcagtgatGTAAGGTGCCCAAGGGCAGCTAggaagtgggggtgggagtgggaattGGAACAGAGCCATCTGACTCCAGGATCCATGCTGTCTCTCCACGGGACAATTTTcaagagttaaaataaaatcttatggggacagagtttcagttttgcaagatgaaaagagttctggaggcGGATGGTGGTGagggctgcacaacaatgtgaatgtgcttaatgccactgaagtgtCCGCTTAAAGATGGTTaagatgggggccggcctggtggtgcagtggttaagtgcacccCTTCCACGTTGtgagcccggggttcaccggtttggatcctgggtgtggacatggcaccgcttggcacgccatgctgtggtagatgtcccacatataaagtagaggaagatgggcacagatgttagctcagggccagtcttcctcagcaaaaagaggaggactggcagcagttagctcaaggctaatcttcctcaaaaaaaaaaaaaaagatggttaaGATGGGAGCCGGCCTGATGGCATAtttggttaagtttgcgggctccatttaggcagcctggggtttgcaggtttggatcctgggtgtggacctacacaccacccatctagccatgctgtggtggtgacccacatacaaaatagagtaagatgggcacaggcgttagctcagggacagtcttcctcagcaaaaaaaaaaaaaaaaaaaaagttaagatggtaaaatttgtcttatatatatttttccacaattaaaaatttttaatgaataccATACACATAGAGGAGCTGTGATGTGCTGGGAAATATTTAGCAATGGCTCTCCAGAAAAAAAGGCCCTGATTTGTAGCAGTTGTGGATTCTGGCCAGTTTCAAGTTACCAACATCATGTCAGTGTGATGTCCGCAAATTCCTGAAAAGATAGCAATCAGTCCTACGAGCCAGCACAAGCTGGCTCCCGCACACCGCTGAAGGCAAAACACACGCGTGCAATTTGTGCAACTTAAAGAATCATTATAAACAGGACATCACTGTTATCATCATTCTGAACAGGAAATAGGATGGTGCCAGCACCACAGACGTCCCCTCACTGCGTATCTTCTCCGGTCATAATCCCTCGGTCCCCCAGGGTGGCTGCCCTCCTGACTTGAGTCGTTATCACTTCTTTCCTTCTCGTTACAGTTTTAATGCCAACACGTGCATCTCTGAGGCGGATGGCTCCATCTGTCTCTTACTTTCCTGTTTCCTCTGTGCATTCTCACAGACTGAACTTTTCACTGAAATAcgacacacacagagaaaaatgcAGAGACTGTCAGGGGACGTCTGGAAGAATTTCCACAAACCGAACACACTTCTGCATCCAGCACTCAGGTCCGGAAACAGACTCTCCCCAGCCTCCGCCTGGCGCAGGGGGAGGAAGCTccgcctgcaggaggaggagtCTGGAAGAATCCATGACACAGTGAAGACGACACTCACTGATAAATACTTAGGGTGAGATACTGTGAAGCAATGCAAAGGTCCTGTTTCCCTTTGAAATTTCTGCCACTAAATTTAACATTCCTCGGTGGACAGAGTGTGTAGAAATTATTACTGTGGTGTCTGTTTATTAGTAATTTTCCATCGGCCTCATTCGTTCCACATTGACTATTGTTTTTCATTTGGAATTTTCTGTAAGGAAGAGTTGTTCTGTGTCcacgtatttatttattcaatcggTTATTCATACCAGTATGGACTCGTGAATAGATATCCTATTCTGTGGGTTAGAATCCAGTGCTCTTATTGATTTCTCACCTCAGTTGTCCCAGCTTTGGCGGCGGGGAGCTCTTTCATTTGCACCTTATTCCAAGCTTTGTATTTCAGCCACTGCTCTTTCCACATGCTCCTTTTctgagcacttccttgctttctggcgcCACAGATGCTGCAGGCTCATTGCTTGTCTCCCTGGCCCAGCACTAGGATCGGCCATCTCCCCTAGGAGCCTGGTTCGCTTTATTGGAGACGGCATGGAGGATCCCAGCCCGGGCGCTGGCTGTGCTCGTTGctactgggggtgggggtgttgtTGCTTCTAGGTCCTGTCAGCCGATagcattactttaaaaaaatactgacgtaaaattcatatgaaataaaattaaccGTTTTCGTGTtacatgtacacaaatgttcacagcagctctattcacaacagccaagtgGAAACAGCcgaagtgtccatcaatagaggaACAGATGAACacaatgtggtccatccacacagtggaatattacgcagccataaaaaggaacgaagtccTGATACTtgttacaatgtggatgaacctcaaaaatatcacgctgagtgagagaagccagtcagGGAAGGCCACATGGGGTGTGACCCATtgatgtgaaatgtccagaacaggcacatccacagacacagaaagcagagTAGGGGTCACCAAGGActgggggaggaaggaatggagagTCATTGCTACTGGGCATCCCTatgggataatgaaaatgttttggaaatagaAGTGGTGGTTGTACAACACTATGGATATACTAAATGTtgctgaattgttcactttaacaCGGTCAGTTCATGTTATGTcaatttcacctcaatttaaaaaaacagcagGGGCTCTGGTGATGAGCAGAGCTGGGTTAgaatcccatctctgcctctttcctgctgtttgatcttgggcaagtcacttaacctctctgtgctttggtttcctcacGTGTAAAACAGGGAGGATTCAACCAAGTGTGTTAAATTCTTAAAACCGTCTGTGGCATGCAGTAAGCATTGCTTAAATGTTATTTCTACTTGACACTTTCCCTTTGCATTCGAACTTTAttcctttgtccttttcttcatGACAAATGCCTGGCCTCGGTTGCGCCCTGTGGGTGTCTCGGGCCATGGGTAACGTTCCAGAAGGCAGGAGTCCTATCTGATTGTACTGCTTCAAAAGGGCTGATGAATAATacgctccccgcccccccccccccccccccgcctccttCCTGGCGACGCCCCAGGGACGCACCCTTCTGCCCTTTTCTCCGTGTCCCCGGTGTCTGGCCAGGGCCTCGGGAAATATCAGCTGCCTGACTGTCTGGGGCAGAACCAGGAACCTCTTTTGTGCCTCACACAGAATCAGAGTTTTGAGCCCAACacagctgggtttgaatcccggttcctgtgtgaccttgagcaagatgTTGCACCTCTCTGAGTTCATCAGGAAGATGGAGATAATAAGGGTATCTACTTCACGGGGCTGTTTGGGGACTTCAGTGAAATTTTGTAAAGTGCCTAGCATCCTGCATAGTGCAGGGTTGAATGGTGACCTGCAGAAAGATGGGTCCATGTCCAACTCCCGGGACCTGTGAACATggacttatttggaaaaagggtctttgcagatgtcattaggGACTTTCAAATgaaattaccctggattatctgggcGAGCCCTAAATCCACTGACAAGGGTCAAAGACACAGACACTAGTGACAAGGCCgagtgaagacagaggcagagacgggagggacGTGGCTACAGAAGCTGTCacacctggagcccccagaacCTGGAAGAGATGAAGAAGGACCCTCCCTGGAGCTCGCGGAGGGAGGCTGGCTGTGCCCACATCTTGGTTTCGGGCGCCCAGCCTCCAGACTGGGAGAGCATGCCGCTGCGGTCAGAGCACCCACGGGAGACCAGTGTATCAGCCCTGGGAGACGCCGTCTGCTACCAACAGCAGCATCCTCATCGTCACGAGTATTTGGGTCAGCATAAAAAAGCGCCCGGATCTGAGCAATCCTAAAGAAAGACTTTCTCTCCAAACTTCCAAATTGATTTTAGTTTTGAATAGTTAACACATCCATGtgcttcaaaaaacaaaaagtatacgAAGGCTTACGCTGCCGCGTCCCCCTCCCAGACCTCAGCTCCTCGCCTCTCCCCACAGGGCCCCCGCTGCTCTTGATTCCGTGAGTATCTTCCCAGAACATCggcgcacacacacagacatgaatACAGGGCTTTGTTCCCCGCACACACCTGCTTTTACAAAAAAGgtagcttaaaattttttttattggggtaaaatatacataacataaatatGCCCGTTTAGCCATGTTTGAGTGTGCAGTTCAGCAGCATTAAGTGCGTTCACATGGCTGTGCGGCCATCCCCACTGTCCGTCTCCGGAACTTGCTCATCTTCCAAACCGGAACGCTGTCGCCATGAAACACAACCTCCTGCTCCCCCGCCCACCCGGCCAACACCACCCACCTGTCCTCTCCGTGGACTCGCCTGTTGCAGGGACCCTGGATAAGTGGAACCGCACAGCACTTGCCCTTTTCTAACTGGCTTCTTGCACTTAGCGTGATATTTTCAAGGCTCGCTCGCGTTGTCCGTGTGTCAGGATTTTAATTCAGGGTCACGTGTTCTGCACCTTCTTctgcattttgtcttttttcttttcagttaaagACAAATGCGggagccctcccctccccacgcTCCCAAAACGCCTTGTTGGTTCCGCAGCAGTGGGGCGGACGCTGGGGGAGGCCCACTCGGCGATTTCACTCCCGAGTCGGGTACTTTTCATCCACTTCTTCTCCGGCTAACACCTCAGTGAGGAACCCTAGACAGCCGTCATTTCACACATATGCAAGCACATCTGTACATGATTCCCCCAAAGCGAGATTTTCTTTTGGGTTgttgatctttttcttcttgatttctaagagttctttatatattaaggagatTTACCATCGGGTTATGAAAtgagttgtaaatatttttttcccggTTTGTCATTTCTACAAGCTTTTCAATTAATGATCACTAGTATTTGTTGAGGCTTTGATATAtgcctgggtttttttttgtttgtttattttatttatttatttactttgaggaagattagccctgagctaacatctgctgccaatcctcctctttttgttgaggaagactggccctgagctaacatccatgcccatcttcgtctactttatacctgggacgcctgccatagaatggcttttgccaggcggtgccatgttcacacccgggatccgaaccagcgaatccggGCTGCtgggaagcggaacgtgcgaacttaactgctgcgccaccgggccagcccctatgcctGGTTTTGAGCTACATACTTTAAGCACACTATCTCATTTCAGCCATACTGACATCATCTTTCACCTCTAAATACTCAGCATGCATCTCTGAAAAATAAGGGCCTTTGCCCACATGATCATAACGCCATTTTCACACCTAGCACTCAGTGTTTGGTATCTTCTTACATGAAGCgcatattcaaatttccctgagCCTCTGCAGTGTCTTTTTAGAGTTGATTTAGAGCAGCCCTGGCCAATAGCACTTTTTACGATGGTGGGGATGTTCCCTATGTCTGCTTTTCAGTacggtagccactagtcacatgtggctgtgGAGTGCTTGAAATGTGTCCAGTATgaatgaggaactgaatttttcattgtattttattttagttttaataaccacacagaaaatcacaagccaatatccctgagGAACATAAACGCAAAAATCCTCgacaaaatagtagcaaaccaaatgcaacaatacattagaAGGATCGTACACCGTGACCAGGTGGGATCCattccagggacgcagggatggttcgacATCTGCAAAGCAACCAGTGTGATACAGCACATCAACAAAACGaaggataaaaaccatatgatcatctcagtagatgcagaaaaagattTGACAAAAGATTcagcatcctttcatgataaaagctctcaacaaactTGGTACAGAGAGAACATagctcaacgtaataaaggccggatgcaacaagcccacagctaacgtcACGCTCAACGGTGAAacgctgaaagcttttcctctaagatcaggaagaagacaagggtacccattatcactacttttattcaacataggaCTGGGAGTCATAGCCAGAGAAATtcggaagaaaaagaaataaaaggcatccctTCCCCCCCGAAAAATAGCGCCATGGGACTAGCAGCCATCACATGGGACAGCACAGATTTAGAACCTGTCTCCCTGACCCAAGCATCTATCACCTGTGCTTGCTGTCTGcatccctcccctcccactcGGCCCTCAGCCTTTTGCAACCTGATCTCTGCCCTCCAAATGCCAGTGAACCCAGGTCTCATCCAGCCCCCCGTCTCCCCAAACTCTGTCCATGCAAAGCCCTTGCTGGTTTAA
The Equus caballus isolate H_3958 breed thoroughbred chromosome 7, TB-T2T, whole genome shotgun sequence genome window above contains:
- the RLN3 gene encoding relaxin-3, producing the protein MAKRPLLLLLALWVLAGELWLSAEARAAPYGVKLCGREFIRAVIFTCGGSRWRRSDILAREAMGDAFPDADSDADSELEEAVASSQWLAPAKSPQAFSGGRPSWQGVLGALRGGRDVLAGLSSTCCQRGCSKSEISSLC